Proteins from a single region of Pseudomonas fulva:
- a CDS encoding flavohemoglobin expression-modulating QEGLA motif protein, with protein MNSHTALDGYQLVVRALSDRIVEAQTPIRVLDAVKWDDSIRQAFLKHKGRELPAIDRNYYDSRPLAFDPAAKKLEFQNIERDITRQLGQFNPVGQIMRRMCREYRMVIRMLEARGTSDFGLISQELYGAASDAFHAGDPTLADLGLMFSGYLNNIDSRGDLKDEPKTLSAKDAVALLQSRLNLVFGESDSTIRVFESDGILADAAAGADYIKIRSDAMFNERDVKALEVHEGLVHVATTLNGQNQPICTFLAKGPPSSTVTQEGLAILMEVIAFASYPSRLRKLTNRTRAIHMAEQGADFLQVCDFYREQGFSLEDSYSNASRAFRGSAPDGLPFTKDLSYLKGFIMIYNYIQLAVRKGKLEQIPLLFCGKTTLEDMRTLRQLVDEGLVSPPKYLPQQFRDLNSLSAWMCFSNFLNHLSLDRIEADYANIL; from the coding sequence ATGAACAGCCACACAGCACTCGACGGCTACCAACTGGTGGTGCGCGCGCTGTCCGACCGTATCGTCGAGGCGCAAACGCCGATCCGCGTGCTCGACGCGGTGAAATGGGACGACTCCATTCGCCAGGCGTTTCTCAAGCACAAGGGCCGCGAGCTGCCGGCCATCGACCGCAACTATTACGACAGCCGCCCCCTGGCGTTCGACCCGGCCGCCAAGAAGCTGGAATTCCAGAACATCGAGCGCGACATCACCCGCCAGCTCGGCCAGTTCAACCCGGTGGGGCAGATCATGCGCCGCATGTGCCGCGAGTACCGCATGGTGATTCGCATGCTGGAAGCCCGCGGCACCTCGGATTTCGGGCTGATATCCCAGGAGCTGTATGGCGCCGCGTCCGACGCCTTCCATGCTGGTGACCCGACCCTGGCGGATCTGGGCCTGATGTTTTCCGGCTACCTGAACAACATCGACAGCCGCGGTGACCTCAAGGACGAACCCAAGACGCTGAGTGCCAAGGATGCCGTGGCGCTGTTGCAGAGCCGCCTGAACCTGGTGTTCGGCGAGAGCGACAGCACCATCCGCGTGTTCGAATCCGACGGCATTCTTGCCGACGCCGCGGCGGGCGCCGATTACATCAAGATCCGCAGCGATGCCATGTTCAACGAGCGTGACGTCAAGGCGCTGGAAGTCCATGAAGGCCTAGTGCACGTGGCCACCACCCTCAATGGCCAGAACCAGCCGATCTGCACCTTTCTGGCCAAGGGGCCGCCCTCGTCGACGGTGACTCAGGAAGGCCTGGCGATTCTCATGGAAGTGATCGCCTTCGCGTCCTACCCCAGCCGCCTGCGCAAGCTGACCAACCGCACCCGCGCCATCCACATGGCCGAGCAGGGCGCCGATTTCCTGCAGGTCTGCGATTTTTACCGCGAGCAGGGCTTCAGCCTGGAAGACAGCTACAGCAATGCCAGCCGCGCGTTCCGCGGCTCGGCGCCGGACGGCCTGCCCTTCACCAAGGACCTGTCGTACCTGAAGGGCTTCATCATGATCTACAACTACATCCAGCTCGCCGTGCGCAAGGGCAAGCTCGAACAGATCCCTTTATTGTTCTGTGGCAAGACCACGCTCGAGGATATGCGTACCCTACGCCAGCTGGTCGATGAAGGGCTGGTGAGCCCACCCAAGTACCTGCCGCAGCAGTTTCGCGACCTCAACTCGCTGTCGGCCTGGATGTGTTTCTCCAACTTCCTCAACCACCTGAGCCTGGACCGGATCGAAGCCGACTACGCCAACATCCTTTGA
- a CDS encoding OmpA family protein: protein MRKQVMIPALLALSVGLAACASKPNVNLEQARSSYSSLQTNPESVKVAALETKDAGEALERAEKAFREKEDEKRVDQLAYLANKRIELAEQTIALRTTEQSLQQSAAQRAQARLEARDAQIKQLQDSMNAKQTERGTLVTFGDVLFDLDRSELKPGGMHNITKLADFLKENPDRKVIVEGYTDSTGSAQYNQSLSERRANSVRAALVSQGVGPERIVAQGYGKEYPVASNSDSAGRAMNRRVEVTISNDDKQVAPRSSVRTN from the coding sequence ATGCGTAAACAAGTGATGATCCCTGCCCTGCTGGCCCTGAGCGTCGGCCTGGCCGCTTGTGCCTCCAAGCCCAACGTCAACCTGGAACAGGCGCGCAGCAGCTACTCCAGCCTGCAGACCAACCCGGAGTCGGTCAAAGTGGCCGCCCTGGAAACCAAGGACGCCGGCGAAGCGTTGGAGCGTGCTGAAAAAGCCTTCCGCGAGAAAGAAGACGAGAAGCGCGTCGACCAGTTGGCTTATCTGGCCAACAAGCGTATTGAGCTGGCCGAGCAGACCATCGCCCTGCGTACCACCGAGCAGAGCCTGCAACAGAGCGCTGCGCAACGTGCCCAGGCACGCCTGGAAGCGCGCGATGCACAGATCAAGCAGCTGCAGGACAGCATGAACGCCAAGCAGACCGAGCGCGGCACCCTGGTGACCTTCGGTGACGTGCTGTTCGATCTCGATCGCTCCGAGCTCAAGCCCGGCGGCATGCACAACATCACCAAGCTCGCCGACTTCCTGAAGGAAAACCCGGACCGCAAGGTGATCGTCGAAGGCTACACCGACAGCACCGGTTCGGCTCAGTACAACCAGAGCCTGTCCGAGCGCCGTGCCAACTCCGTGCGTGCTGCCCTGGTCAGCCAGGGAGTAGGCCCGGAGCGCATCGTCGCCCAGGGTTATGGCAAGGAATACCCGGTCGCCAGCAACAGCGACTCGGCCGGCCGCGCCATGAACCGTCGTGTGGAAGTGACCATTTCCAACGACGACAAGCAGGTTGCGCCGCGTTCCTCGGTTCGCACCAACTGA
- a CDS encoding DUF4398 domain-containing protein codes for MELHTMTAKTAPNARTQLASWKVAALAIGSSLLLAGCAGNPPSEQMAVTKSAVNEAVSSGGTEFAAVETKSAQDKLKQAELELVEKNYKEAKRLAEQAEWDARVATRKTQAAKADRALQDAQQGIEELRQEGMRGAQQIRKQGQQQ; via the coding sequence ATGGAGTTGCACACCATGACCGCTAAAACTGCCCCAAACGCTCGTACCCAACTGGCCAGCTGGAAGGTCGCTGCGCTGGCCATCGGCAGCAGCCTGCTGCTGGCTGGTTGCGCGGGCAATCCGCCCAGTGAACAGATGGCCGTGACCAAGTCCGCCGTCAATGAAGCCGTCAGCTCAGGTGGCACGGAGTTCGCTGCGGTGGAAACCAAATCCGCTCAGGACAAACTCAAGCAGGCCGAACTGGAGCTGGTCGAAAAGAACTACAAAGAAGCCAAGCGTCTGGCCGAGCAGGCCGAATGGGACGCTCGCGTAGCGACCCGCAAGACCCAGGCAGCCAAGGCTGACAGGGCGCTTCAGGATGCTCAGCAGGGCATCGAAGAGCTGCGTCAGGAAGGCATGCGTGGCGCCCAGCAGATCCGTAAACAGGGTCAGCAGCAATAA
- a CDS encoding pilin assembly protein, protein MKIRQLVQQWEQNATGRLASTPYQVHLDVEAAARLAALGHMYPKRRPEELLAELLAAALEDLEASMPYVQGSQVVATDEEGNPVYEDIGPTPRFLELARHYRQELDAEQPTTMP, encoded by the coding sequence ATGAAGATCCGCCAGCTCGTCCAGCAATGGGAACAGAATGCCACCGGCCGCCTGGCCAGCACGCCCTACCAGGTGCACCTGGATGTGGAGGCCGCTGCTCGCCTGGCCGCGCTCGGACATATGTACCCCAAGCGTCGCCCCGAGGAACTGCTGGCCGAATTGCTGGCGGCCGCCCTGGAAGACCTGGAGGCCAGCATGCCGTACGTACAGGGCAGCCAAGTGGTGGCCACCGATGAAGAAGGCAACCCGGTCTACGAGGACATCGGCCCGACCCCACGCTTTCTCGAACTGGCCCGCCATTACCGCCAGGAGCTCGATGCCGAACAGCCGACGACCATGCCCTGA
- the ppc gene encoding phosphoenolpyruvate carboxylase, with product MTQIDARLREDVHQLGELLGSTIRDQHGEAFLDKIERIRKGAKAARQGSADGARQLSDTLDGLADDELLPVARAFNQFLNLANIAEQYHRVRRREAGEAQPFENRVFDELLQRLRANGHDREALARQVAQLDIELVLTAHPTEVSRRTLIQKYDAISAQLAEQDHSDLSNAEHDAIASRLQRLIAEAWHTEEIRRVRPTPVDEAKWGFAVIENSLWYALPTVMRKADQALQRETGQRLPLEAAPIRFASWMGGDRDGNPNVTAKVTREVLLLARWMAADLYLRDIDSLAAELSMQRANDELRARAGDSAEPYRAVLKQLRERLRATRTWAHESLAGPVNPPAQVLHDNADLREPLLLCDRSLHDCGMGVIADGPLLDFLRRVSTFGLFLVRLDVRQDATRHASAMAEITEYLGLGRYDSWDEEQRLAFLQDELRGRRPLLPADFKPSDDTAEVLATCREVAAAPAASLGSYVISMAGAASDVLAVQLLLKEAGLRRPMRVVPLFETLADLDNAAIAIERLLGLPDYRAGLQGPQEVMIGYSDSAKDAGTTAAAWAQYRAQESLVRICREHAVELLLFHGRGGTVGRGGGPAHEAILSQPPGSVNGRFRTTEQGEMIRFKFGMPDIAEQNLNLYLAAVLEATLLPPPAPRQAWREQMDKLAADGVATYRGVVREHPQFVEYFRQATPEQELGRLPLGSRPAKRREGGVESLRAIPWIFAWTQTRLMLPAWLGWEAALRNALQRGEGQLLREMREQWPFFRTRIDMLEMVLAKADESIARLYDERLVSSELHPLGAHLRDLLSQASEVVLGLTGQSQLLTHSPETLEFITVRNTYLDPLHLLQAELLARSRQREQEAGSALEQALLVSVAGIAAGLRNTG from the coding sequence ATGACGCAAATCGATGCACGTCTACGCGAGGACGTTCACCAGCTCGGTGAGCTGCTCGGCAGTACCATCCGCGACCAGCACGGCGAGGCCTTTCTCGACAAGATCGAGCGCATCCGCAAGGGCGCCAAGGCCGCGCGCCAGGGCTCGGCCGACGGCGCACGGCAGCTCAGCGACACCCTTGACGGGCTCGCCGACGACGAGCTGCTGCCGGTGGCCCGGGCCTTCAACCAGTTTCTCAACCTGGCCAATATCGCCGAGCAGTACCACCGCGTGCGCCGTCGTGAAGCCGGCGAGGCGCAACCCTTCGAAAACCGGGTGTTCGACGAGCTCCTGCAGCGCCTGCGCGCCAATGGCCATGATCGCGAGGCCCTGGCCCGCCAGGTCGCGCAGCTGGATATCGAACTGGTGCTCACCGCGCACCCCACCGAGGTATCACGGCGCACGCTGATCCAGAAGTACGACGCCATTTCCGCCCAACTGGCCGAGCAGGACCACAGTGACCTGTCGAACGCCGAGCACGATGCCATCGCCAGCCGCCTGCAACGGCTGATCGCCGAGGCCTGGCACACCGAGGAAATCCGCCGGGTGCGACCCACCCCGGTGGACGAAGCCAAATGGGGCTTCGCGGTGATCGAGAATTCACTGTGGTACGCGCTGCCCACGGTGATGCGCAAGGCCGACCAGGCGTTGCAGCGCGAAACCGGGCAGCGCCTGCCCCTGGAGGCCGCGCCGATTCGCTTCGCCTCCTGGATGGGCGGCGATCGCGACGGCAACCCCAACGTGACCGCCAAGGTGACCCGCGAGGTGTTGCTGCTGGCCCGCTGGATGGCCGCCGACCTGTACCTGCGCGACATCGACAGCCTGGCCGCCGAACTGTCCATGCAGCGCGCCAACGACGAGCTGCGCGCCCGCGCCGGCGACAGCGCCGAGCCGTATCGGGCGGTGCTCAAGCAACTGCGCGAGCGGCTGCGTGCCACCCGTACCTGGGCCCACGAATCCCTGGCCGGGCCGGTCAATCCACCGGCGCAGGTGCTGCACGACAACGCCGACCTGCGCGAGCCGCTGCTGCTCTGCGACCGCTCCCTGCATGACTGCGGCATGGGCGTGATCGCCGATGGCCCGCTGCTGGATTTCCTGCGCCGCGTCAGCACTTTCGGTCTGTTCCTGGTGCGCCTCGACGTGCGCCAGGACGCCACCCGCCATGCCTCGGCCATGGCCGAGATCACCGAGTACCTGGGCCTGGGTCGCTATGACAGCTGGGACGAAGAACAGCGGCTGGCGTTCCTGCAGGATGAACTGCGCGGTCGCCGGCCCTTGCTGCCGGCCGATTTCAAGCCCAGCGACGACACGGCCGAAGTGCTCGCCACCTGCCGCGAAGTGGCAGCTGCGCCGGCAGCCTCGCTGGGTTCCTACGTGATTTCCATGGCCGGCGCCGCCTCGGACGTGCTCGCCGTGCAGCTCTTGCTCAAGGAAGCCGGCCTGCGCCGCCCCATGCGCGTGGTGCCGCTGTTCGAGACCCTGGCGGACCTGGACAACGCCGCCATCGCCATCGAGCGACTGCTCGGTCTGCCGGACTATCGAGCCGGTCTGCAGGGCCCGCAGGAAGTGATGATCGGCTATTCGGATTCCGCCAAGGACGCCGGCACCACGGCGGCCGCCTGGGCGCAGTATCGCGCCCAGGAAAGCCTGGTGAGGATCTGCCGTGAACATGCTGTCGAGCTGTTGCTGTTCCATGGCCGCGGCGGCACCGTGGGGCGCGGCGGCGGCCCGGCCCACGAGGCGATCCTGTCGCAGCCGCCCGGTTCGGTGAACGGGCGCTTTCGCACCACCGAGCAGGGCGAGATGATCCGCTTCAAATTCGGCATGCCGGATATCGCCGAGCAGAACCTCAATCTCTACCTGGCCGCGGTGCTGGAGGCCACCTTGTTGCCGCCGCCGGCGCCGCGACAGGCTTGGCGCGAGCAGATGGACAAGCTGGCCGCCGACGGCGTGGCCACCTACCGCGGCGTGGTGCGCGAGCATCCGCAGTTCGTCGAGTACTTCCGCCAGGCCACCCCCGAGCAGGAACTCGGACGCCTGCCCCTGGGCAGCCGGCCCGCCAAGCGCCGCGAGGGCGGGGTGGAAAGCCTGCGGGCGATCCCGTGGATCTTCGCCTGGACCCAGACGCGTCTGATGCTGCCCGCCTGGCTGGGCTGGGAGGCCGCCCTGCGCAATGCGCTGCAGCGCGGCGAAGGTCAGCTGCTGCGCGAAATGCGCGAGCAGTGGCCGTTCTTCCGCACCCGGATCGACATGCTGGAAATGGTGTTGGCCAAGGCCGACGAGTCGATCGCCAGGCTGTACGACGAGCGCCTTGTGAGCAGCGAACTGCATCCCCTGGGCGCCCATTTACGCGACCTATTGTCGCAGGCGAGCGAGGTGGTGCTGGGCCTGACCGGCCAATCGCAGCTGTTGACCCATAGTCCCGAGACCCTGGAATTCATCACCGTGCGCAACACCTACCTGGATCCGCTGCACCTGTTGCAGGCCGAATTGCTGGCCCGTTCCCGGCAGCGCGAACAGGAGGCAGGCAGCGCGCTGGAGCAGGCGCTGCTGGTCAGTGTCGCGGGAATCGCCGCCGGGCTGCGCAATACCGGTTGA
- the adk gene encoding adenylate kinase, protein MRVILLGAPGAGKGTQAGFITKKFSIPQISTGDMLRAAVKAGTELGLAAKSVMDAGGLVSDELIINLVKERIAQPDCANGFLFDGFPRTIPQAQALKDAGVQIDHVVEIAVDDEEIVGRIAGRRVHPGSGRVYHTEHNPPKVAGKDDETGEELIQREDDKEATVRHRLSVYHSQTKPLVDFYQKLSAAEGTPKYSAIEGVGSVEQITAKVLAALS, encoded by the coding sequence ATGCGCGTGATTCTGTTGGGGGCGCCCGGTGCCGGCAAAGGTACTCAGGCAGGTTTCATCACCAAGAAATTCTCGATTCCCCAGATCTCCACCGGCGATATGCTGCGTGCGGCGGTCAAGGCCGGCACCGAGCTGGGCCTGGCAGCCAAGAGCGTGATGGACGCTGGCGGCCTGGTTTCCGATGAGCTGATCATCAACCTGGTCAAGGAGCGCATCGCCCAGCCCGATTGCGCCAACGGCTTCCTGTTCGACGGCTTCCCGCGCACCATTCCGCAGGCCCAGGCCCTCAAGGATGCCGGCGTGCAGATCGACCACGTGGTGGAAATCGCCGTCGACGACGAAGAGATCGTCGGCCGCATCGCCGGTCGCCGCGTGCACCCTGGCTCGGGCCGCGTCTACCACACCGAGCACAACCCGCCGAAAGTAGCCGGCAAGGACGACGAAACCGGTGAAGAGCTGATCCAGCGCGAAGACGACAAGGAAGCCACCGTACGCCATCGCCTGTCGGTCTACCATTCGCAGACCAAGCCGCTGGTGGATTTCTACCAGAAGCTGTCGGCCGCCGAGGGCACGCCCAAGTACAGCGCCATCGAAGGCGTCGGCTCGGTCGAGCAGATCACCGCCAAGGTGCTGGCAGCGCTGAGCTGA
- a CDS encoding 5'-nucleotidase, lipoprotein e(P4) family, with amino-acid sequence MPIALALSVLSASVALADGAPDKKGECSVDQFTMALRYQQQSAEVRALQMQAYNIATEKLDAAVAAADDPSKLAIVTDVDETVIDNSALLARDLANCHTYDGWDTWLPWERDGDPVLIPGARKFLEHADKLGVAIRYVSDRSEEQKDYTLKALKKLDLPQVSADSVLLLGPPKVERRALVAKDHRIVMLLGDTLHDFDARFRKTPVAEQRATAEAESAKWGTEWIVFPNAGYGTWSKEPLKAWAAKPVIEKW; translated from the coding sequence TTGCCCATCGCCCTCGCGTTATCGGTACTGAGTGCATCCGTCGCCCTGGCCGACGGCGCCCCCGACAAGAAGGGCGAGTGCTCGGTTGACCAGTTCACCATGGCGCTGCGTTACCAGCAGCAATCGGCGGAAGTTCGCGCCTTGCAGATGCAGGCTTACAACATTGCCACCGAGAAACTCGACGCCGCCGTGGCGGCGGCCGATGATCCTTCCAAGCTGGCCATCGTCACCGACGTGGATGAAACGGTGATCGACAACTCCGCGCTGCTGGCACGCGATCTCGCCAACTGCCACACCTACGACGGCTGGGACACCTGGTTGCCCTGGGAGCGTGACGGCGATCCGGTGCTGATCCCCGGTGCCAGGAAATTCCTCGAGCATGCCGACAAGCTGGGTGTGGCCATCCGCTACGTGTCCGACCGCTCCGAGGAGCAGAAGGACTACACCCTCAAGGCCCTGAAGAAGCTCGACCTGCCCCAGGTCAGCGCCGACAGCGTGCTGCTGCTCGGGCCGCCCAAGGTGGAGCGTCGTGCGCTGGTCGCCAAGGACCATCGCATCGTGATGCTGCTCGGCGATACCCTGCATGATTTCGACGCACGGTTCCGCAAGACACCGGTGGCCGAACAACGCGCCACCGCCGAAGCCGAGTCGGCGAAGTGGGGCACCGAGTGGATCGTGTTCCCGAATGCCGGTTACGGCACCTGGTCCAAGGAGCCGCTCAAGGCCTGGGCCGCCAAGCCCGTTATCGAGAAGTGGTAG
- the tsaB gene encoding tRNA (adenosine(37)-N6)-threonylcarbamoyltransferase complex dimerization subunit type 1 TsaB: MTTLLALDTATEACSVALLHDGRVTSHYEVIPRLHAQKLLPMIKALLAEQGVALAALDAIAFGRGPGAFTGVRIAIGVVQGLAFALDRPVLPVSNLAVLAQRAQREQGASQVAAAIDARMDEVYWGCYRAEAGEMRLVGREAVLAPERAQLPDGAQGQWFGAGTGWGTFAERIGGQVVACDGAMLPHAEDLLSLARFAWDRGEAVVADQAQPIYLRDQVATPKMPPPAGF; the protein is encoded by the coding sequence ATGACCACTCTGCTGGCCCTCGACACCGCCACCGAAGCCTGCTCCGTCGCCCTGCTGCATGACGGCCGGGTGACGAGCCACTACGAGGTGATTCCGCGCCTGCATGCCCAGAAGCTGCTGCCGATGATCAAGGCGCTGCTGGCCGAGCAGGGCGTCGCGCTGGCGGCGCTGGATGCCATCGCATTCGGGCGCGGCCCAGGGGCCTTCACCGGTGTGCGCATTGCCATCGGCGTGGTGCAGGGGCTGGCCTTCGCCCTGGACCGTCCGGTGCTGCCGGTTTCCAACCTGGCGGTGCTGGCACAGCGCGCGCAGCGCGAGCAGGGTGCCAGCCAGGTGGCCGCCGCCATCGATGCGCGCATGGACGAGGTGTACTGGGGCTGCTACCGCGCCGAGGCGGGTGAGATGCGCCTGGTCGGGCGCGAAGCGGTGCTGGCGCCGGAGCGGGCGCAACTGCCGGACGGTGCCCAGGGCCAGTGGTTCGGTGCCGGCACCGGCTGGGGCACTTTCGCCGAGCGTATCGGTGGCCAGGTCGTGGCCTGCGATGGCGCGATGCTGCCCCATGCCGAAGACCTGCTGAGCCTGGCCCGTTTTGCCTGGGACCGGGGCGAGGCCGTGGTGGCCGACCAGGCCCAGCCGATCTATCTGCGCGATCAGGTCGCTACGCCGAAGATGCCGCCGCCGGCGGGCTTTTGA
- a CDS encoding DUF72 domain-containing protein: MLPYFLGCPSWNELAWRGSFYPPDLNMSDSVEHYCRVFNAVEGNTTFYARPDGDKLERWVARMPAHFRFCAKVHKDISHEGDLRDQVGSTQAFLDLLAPLGERVTPLWLQLPAQFGPSRLGELAVWLDEFPYRRIAVEVRHPAFFDKGDEERVLNRLLHERGVERICLDSRALFSCTSRDPAVLHAQAKKPRLPIRPAAFTDSPQVRFIGGPDLDANQAFLEPWLDKVAAWIEQGLTPHVFLHTPDNHLAAAQALRFHELLSERLPGLPPLPPYTDNEPRAEQLGLL, encoded by the coding sequence ATGCTTCCGTACTTCCTTGGTTGTCCCTCCTGGAACGAACTCGCCTGGCGCGGCAGCTTTTACCCGCCAGACCTGAACATGAGCGACAGCGTGGAGCACTATTGCCGCGTGTTCAATGCGGTGGAGGGCAACACCACCTTCTATGCGCGGCCCGACGGGGACAAGCTCGAGCGCTGGGTGGCGCGCATGCCCGCGCATTTTCGCTTCTGCGCCAAGGTGCACAAGGACATCAGCCACGAAGGTGACCTGCGTGACCAGGTGGGCAGCACCCAGGCATTTCTCGACCTGCTCGCCCCGCTGGGCGAGCGGGTCACGCCGCTGTGGCTGCAGCTGCCGGCGCAGTTCGGCCCTTCGCGGTTGGGGGAGCTGGCGGTTTGGCTGGATGAATTCCCTTACCGGCGGATCGCCGTGGAAGTGCGCCATCCGGCATTCTTCGACAAGGGCGACGAGGAGCGGGTACTGAATCGGCTGCTTCACGAGCGTGGCGTCGAGCGTATCTGCCTGGATTCCCGGGCGCTGTTCAGTTGCACCTCCAGGGATCCGGCGGTGCTGCATGCCCAGGCCAAGAAGCCGCGCCTGCCGATTCGCCCGGCGGCGTTCACCGACAGCCCCCAGGTGCGCTTTATCGGCGGGCCCGATCTGGACGCCAACCAGGCTTTTCTGGAGCCCTGGCTGGACAAGGTGGCGGCCTGGATCGAGCAGGGCCTGACACCCCACGTATTCCTGCATACCCCGGATAATCACCTGGCCGCGGCCCAGGCATTGCGTTTTCACGAGCTGCTGAGCGAGCGCCTGCCCGGCTTGCCACCGTTGCCGCCGTATACCGACAACGAGCCCAGAGCCGAGCAGTTGGGGTTGCTTTAA